A genomic segment from Triticum dicoccoides isolate Atlit2015 ecotype Zavitan chromosome 1A, WEW_v2.0, whole genome shotgun sequence encodes:
- the LOC119368918 gene encoding uncharacterized protein LOC119368918: MSDNYLLASSVLCSPTRGTRSERCVVGLDDHFLYRRLSGAECGGELWASSLLVLSASSYVRRGNNSEGLAGVVTSVIVLADLRCIVCFIMAATQKISIL; encoded by the exons ATGAGCGATAACTACTTGTTAGCTTCCTCAGTGCTCTGCTCTCCTACTCGTGGCACCAGGAGTGAGAGATGTGTCGTCGGGCTGGACGACCATTTTCTCTATCGTCGTCTGAGCGGAGCAGAAT GCGGAGGCGAGCTATGGGCTTCCTCATTGTTGGTGTTGTCGGCTTCCAGCTATGTAAG GAGAGGCAACAACTCAGAAGGTTTGGCTGGCGTCGTGACATctgtcatagttttggctgatttgcGTTGCATCGTTTGTTTCATCATGGCGGCAACTCAGAAG ATTTCTATATTGTAG